The following are from one region of the Alkalimarinus sediminis genome:
- a CDS encoding LutC/YkgG family protein, with translation MSSAKANILNRLRSATTPSSTTKSDTQSISTSWKPPGYDQPERFARFKEALQASHAEIIETSEDEWPKQLMEIAASKCIAQWLYNPSSESGLRLEQQVVATTQCNIQLIPYDQPVESFKTELFNQIDASFTDVEAGIAETGTLVLLPDQDEPRLMSLVPPIHIALFRESTLLNSFSELIAQQQWSTQGMPTNALLISGPSKTADIQQTLAYGAHGPKELIVLVIRDIQT, from the coding sequence ATGAGTTCAGCAAAAGCCAATATTCTTAATCGACTTCGTTCGGCCACAACGCCATCATCAACAACGAAAAGCGATACTCAATCGATTTCGACTAGCTGGAAACCGCCGGGTTATGATCAACCTGAACGTTTTGCACGGTTCAAAGAGGCGCTACAGGCATCTCATGCAGAGATCATCGAAACCTCAGAAGATGAGTGGCCAAAACAACTAATGGAGATCGCGGCATCAAAATGTATTGCGCAGTGGCTGTACAACCCATCATCTGAAAGCGGCTTGCGTTTAGAACAGCAGGTCGTTGCGACCACCCAATGTAATATACAACTAATACCCTACGACCAACCGGTAGAGTCCTTTAAAACTGAGCTCTTTAACCAGATAGATGCATCCTTTACCGATGTAGAGGCAGGCATTGCAGAAACAGGCACTCTTGTTTTATTGCCTGACCAAGACGAGCCAAGGCTAATGTCGTTAGTACCCCCTATCCATATCGCACTATTTCGTGAATCAACATTACTAAATAGTTTTTCTGAACTTATCGCTCAACAACAGTGGTCAACCCAAGGCATGCCCACCAACGCATTGCTAATATCTGGCCCTTCTAAAACGGCAGATATCCAGCAGACACTCGCCTATGGCGCACATGGTCCTAAAGAGCTCATAGTGCTTGTTATCAGAGACATCCAAACCTAA
- a CDS encoding ABC transporter ATP-binding protein has product MSTSITNTQAVIETQNLCRYFGEGETLVKALDNASVVIEPGEFTAIIGPSGSGKSTLLQLIGGLDKPTSGSVILDHKDISHMSGTELSDFRRDHIGFIFQAYNLIPVLSAEENIEYIMLLQGVPAAERKQRVHAILNAVGLEGKGDRRPAQLSGGQQQRVAVARAMVSQPSLILADEPTANLDSHTGSSLLDMMKTLNERENMTFIFSTHDPKIMERARRIIRLEDGHIVDDERRD; this is encoded by the coding sequence ATGAGCACCTCAATCACTAATACTCAAGCGGTTATAGAAACCCAAAATCTCTGCCGATACTTTGGCGAAGGCGAAACCCTGGTTAAGGCGCTCGACAATGCAAGTGTCGTGATAGAACCCGGTGAGTTTACAGCCATTATTGGCCCCTCTGGCTCTGGTAAGTCAACATTGTTACAGCTCATTGGAGGGTTAGATAAACCTACATCCGGCAGCGTTATACTAGATCATAAAGATATCAGTCATATGTCGGGGACCGAACTTTCCGATTTTCGGCGTGACCATATCGGCTTTATTTTTCAAGCTTACAACCTTATTCCGGTGTTATCTGCAGAAGAGAACATCGAGTATATTATGCTCTTACAAGGAGTACCGGCAGCCGAACGTAAACAACGTGTTCATGCCATACTTAATGCCGTTGGACTTGAAGGAAAAGGCGATAGACGACCTGCCCAACTATCTGGAGGACAGCAACAGCGTGTTGCAGTGGCCCGTGCGATGGTCTCTCAACCCAGCCTTATTTTAGCTGATGAGCCAACCGCAAATCTCGATTCACATACGGGATCGTCGCTATTAGATATGATGAAAACACTAAATGAGAGAGAGAACATGACCTTCATTTTTTCTACTCATGACCCCAAAATAATGGAACGTGCTCGTCGTATTATTCGACTTGAGGATGGCCATATTGTCGATGATGAGCGACGAGATTAA
- a CDS encoding LutB/LldF family L-lactate oxidation iron-sulfur protein yields the protein MNNHFREQAIDALADPQLRDNFRGAMDFLRAKRQSAFTDTEALKQLRALGHKIKANTLARLPDLLEQLEQNCLQNGIQVHWAETPEQACEVIHNIISAQNGQLAVKGKSMVSEEVGLNHYLEKRGIESLESDMGEYIVQLANETPSHIIMPAIHKSKEQIAHLFEDKIEGVDYTDNVDELIGTGRQILREKFSQADVGISGVNFAVAETGTLCLVENEGNGRMCTTVPSTHIAITGIEKVVATLDDIPPLLSLLTRSATGQNISTYFNMISSPRKTGEKDGPQSVHLVLLDNGRSRMYQDENLQQTLRCIRCGACMNHCPVYSRIGGHAYGTVYPGPIGQVVMPQIDGLDKQGEMTEGCSLNGACGEVCPVEIPLPNLIRKLREQKSAKPDGHALTPGAGSQRKPKEAFAWSLWQTLYGQPWLYRFVTKMATRLRHASPRAIGGWTRYRTAPKPAPKSLHELMSQRAEANQTDGASK from the coding sequence ATGAACAATCATTTCAGAGAACAGGCCATCGACGCACTAGCCGACCCTCAACTGCGGGATAACTTCCGTGGTGCAATGGACTTTCTGCGGGCTAAACGGCAATCAGCATTTACTGACACCGAAGCACTAAAGCAGCTACGCGCGCTTGGTCATAAAATAAAAGCCAATACCCTCGCCCGACTTCCCGACCTACTCGAGCAACTAGAACAGAACTGTCTTCAAAACGGCATACAGGTTCACTGGGCAGAGACTCCTGAGCAGGCATGCGAGGTTATCCATAACATTATCTCTGCGCAAAATGGCCAGCTTGCAGTCAAAGGTAAGTCTATGGTCAGCGAAGAGGTAGGCCTCAATCACTACCTTGAGAAACGAGGTATTGAGAGCCTTGAATCCGATATGGGGGAGTACATTGTTCAGCTCGCCAATGAAACACCCTCCCACATCATCATGCCTGCTATACATAAGAGCAAAGAGCAGATAGCACATCTCTTTGAAGATAAAATTGAGGGCGTCGACTACACCGATAACGTTGATGAACTAATCGGCACCGGCAGACAAATTCTAAGAGAAAAATTCAGTCAGGCCGACGTGGGTATCTCGGGCGTTAATTTCGCCGTTGCCGAAACTGGCACTCTTTGCTTGGTCGAAAACGAAGGCAATGGACGAATGTGCACGACCGTTCCCTCAACACATATCGCCATTACAGGCATCGAAAAGGTAGTCGCTACCCTCGATGATATTCCGCCACTACTGAGCCTACTCACCCGCTCAGCCACAGGTCAAAATATCTCTACCTATTTCAATATGATCAGCTCACCTAGAAAAACAGGTGAAAAAGATGGCCCTCAAAGCGTTCACTTGGTGCTTCTAGATAACGGTAGAAGCCGCATGTATCAGGATGAAAACCTACAGCAAACCCTAAGATGTATACGCTGTGGCGCCTGTATGAACCACTGCCCCGTCTATAGTCGAATTGGCGGTCATGCTTATGGGACAGTCTACCCTGGCCCTATTGGTCAAGTTGTAATGCCTCAAATAGATGGCTTAGACAAACAAGGCGAGATGACCGAAGGCTGCTCTCTCAATGGCGCTTGTGGTGAGGTATGCCCGGTTGAAATCCCCCTGCCTAACCTGATCCGCAAACTAAGAGAACAAAAATCCGCCAAGCCTGACGGTCATGCACTAACCCCAGGCGCTGGATCACAACGAAAGCCAAAAGAGGCATTTGCTTGGTCACTTTGGCAAACCCTTTACGGGCAACCTTGGCTATATCGATTCGTCACCAAAATGGCCACCCGACTCCGACATGCCAGCCCACGCGCCATAGGCGGTTGGACTCGCTACCGAACAGCCCCTAAGCCCGCACCGAAGTCACTCCATGAATTGATGTCACAACGAGCAGAGGCTAACCAGACCGATGGAGCATCAAAATGA
- the aceF gene encoding dihydrolipoyllysine-residue acetyltransferase, with translation MSKSDIKVPDIGGSTDVEVIELCVAAGDTIAVDDVVIVLESDKATMEIPASEAGDVLEMKLAVGDKVSEGDVILLIESAESKAETSSEPAEGTDVSEPEARVSEEKNAPQNVETSEPRVDIVSVPDTGGSDKVTVVEVSIKVGDVVAEEDTLVVLESDKATMEIPSPYAGTVQQLLIKEGDVVGTGDPIAELSIKAGKIVTASTESESQNKPAISQPAAAAPKVEPVKPSPVAPQGEPGIDHKVHAGPAVRKIAREFGVDLVQVTGTGPKGRVLKEDVQSFVKARLKQGPVSAGTVGHGIPSVTLPDFSQFGPIERSPLSRIHKLTAENMHKSWLNVPHVTQFDEADITDMEAFRKAQKATAEAKGTKLTPLPFILKACAYAMNRYPQFNVSIDMDSHELIQKRYVNIGVAVDTPAGLVVPVIRDVDKKSLWQLAEECIELAGKAKDKKLKPAEIQGGCFTISSLGSIGGTAFTPIVNTPEVAILGLSKASIKPVWDGNEFLPRLMLPLSLSYDHRAINGADAARFTALLGILLGDLRQLLL, from the coding sequence ATGAGTAAGAGTGATATCAAAGTTCCCGACATTGGTGGCAGTACCGATGTCGAGGTAATTGAGTTATGTGTAGCTGCTGGCGATACGATTGCAGTCGATGACGTTGTCATTGTGTTGGAGTCAGATAAAGCCACTATGGAAATCCCCGCATCTGAGGCTGGGGATGTGTTAGAAATGAAACTGGCAGTAGGGGATAAGGTTTCTGAAGGTGACGTAATTTTGTTGATCGAGTCTGCTGAATCTAAAGCAGAAACGAGTTCTGAACCTGCTGAGGGAACAGACGTTTCTGAGCCTGAGGCTCGCGTCAGCGAAGAAAAAAATGCACCACAAAATGTTGAAACATCTGAACCACGAGTCGACATTGTGTCGGTTCCTGATACCGGAGGTTCAGACAAAGTAACCGTGGTCGAAGTATCGATTAAGGTTGGTGATGTGGTTGCAGAAGAAGATACTCTGGTTGTCTTGGAGTCTGATAAAGCCACGATGGAAATACCGTCACCTTATGCCGGCACTGTTCAACAATTACTTATTAAAGAGGGGGATGTTGTAGGCACCGGTGATCCTATTGCCGAGCTGAGTATTAAGGCGGGTAAGATCGTCACCGCTTCAACTGAGAGTGAAAGTCAGAACAAGCCTGCGATCTCTCAGCCAGCAGCGGCAGCACCCAAAGTTGAGCCCGTTAAGCCATCACCAGTAGCGCCTCAAGGTGAGCCTGGCATTGATCATAAAGTTCATGCAGGCCCGGCAGTGCGAAAAATCGCGAGGGAGTTTGGGGTTGATCTTGTTCAGGTGACGGGTACCGGCCCTAAAGGACGTGTCTTAAAAGAGGACGTTCAGTCGTTTGTTAAAGCGAGGTTAAAGCAGGGGCCTGTGTCAGCGGGTACGGTAGGTCATGGTATACCTTCGGTGACGCTGCCTGACTTTAGTCAGTTTGGGCCAATCGAGCGCTCTCCGTTAAGTCGCATTCACAAACTAACCGCAGAGAATATGCACAAAAGCTGGTTGAATGTACCCCATGTGACTCAGTTTGATGAAGCTGATATCACTGATATGGAGGCATTCAGAAAGGCACAAAAAGCTACTGCAGAGGCAAAGGGCACTAAGCTGACGCCGCTGCCGTTTATTCTGAAAGCATGTGCCTATGCGATGAATCGTTATCCTCAATTTAATGTCTCGATTGATATGGACTCTCATGAGTTGATACAAAAACGCTACGTTAATATCGGTGTGGCTGTTGATACCCCGGCCGGTTTGGTTGTGCCAGTGATTCGAGATGTAGATAAGAAGAGTTTGTGGCAGCTGGCTGAAGAGTGTATTGAGTTAGCGGGAAAAGCGAAAGATAAAAAACTCAAACCTGCAGAAATTCAAGGAGGGTGCTTTACCATATCAAGCTTGGGGAGTATTGGAGGCACGGCATTTACCCCCATTGTTAATACCCCTGAAGTAGCGATTCTCGGGCTATCAAAAGCGTCAATTAAGCCTGTCTGGGATGGTAATGAATTTCTGCCTAGACTTATGTTACCACTCTCTCTGTCTTATGATCATCGAGCAATCAACGGAGCTGATGCTGCTCGATTTACCGCTTTACTAGGTATTTTGTTGGGTGACCTAAGGCAGTTATTGCTTTAG
- a CDS encoding acyl-CoA thioesterase, translating to MYGSNEPVIFTMLMTPDMANFSGNVHGGNLLKLLDQVAYTCAARYSGKYAVTLSVDQVTFKQAIKIGEVVTFYSSVNYVGNTSMEVGVKVVAEDIHTHEKRHTNSCYFTMVAVDEDGKPSPVPPLDFQGDRQKGRYIAAKLRKELRKEHDKRLKEVHDTWIGNYDTMTDDEIDAEFQKYKNA from the coding sequence ATTTACGGATCAAATGAACCCGTTATTTTTACCATGTTGATGACGCCAGACATGGCGAACTTTTCAGGTAACGTTCATGGGGGCAATCTTTTAAAGTTATTAGATCAAGTCGCCTACACCTGTGCTGCAAGATACAGTGGCAAATATGCGGTGACATTGTCCGTTGACCAAGTAACCTTTAAGCAAGCTATAAAAATCGGTGAGGTGGTTACCTTTTATAGTTCAGTGAACTATGTCGGTAATACATCGATGGAAGTAGGTGTTAAAGTCGTTGCAGAAGATATTCATACCCACGAGAAAAGACACACCAATAGCTGCTATTTCACCATGGTTGCGGTCGATGAAGATGGCAAACCAAGCCCGGTACCACCACTAGATTTTCAGGGCGATCGTCAAAAAGGACGCTATATTGCCGCCAAGCTTCGTAAAGAACTGCGCAAAGAGCATGATAAGAGACTTAAAGAAGTCCACGACACCTGGATTGGCAACTACGATACCATGACCGATGATGAGATTGATGCCGAGTTCCAAAAATACAAAAATGCTTAA
- a CDS encoding WS/DGAT/MGAT family O-acyltransferase gives MSRINILDASWLAVESEETSMHVGNLQIFSLPPNASKTYLRDQLERWKTTFDVVKPWNQKLAYPSFLGKLIAPTWVIDKEIDLDYHVRHSALPKPGGERELGILVSRLHSNHVDFNRPLWECHIIEGLENNRFAIYTKMHHSLIDGISGVRLLQKILSTDPNETGMLAPWCIGPKKKPRNINDEHVPTIQDVFHHAIDAVKEQASNTPQLVSAITRLVASAVKGRDELTAPFVGPQSVLNKRVKAQRRFATQQYPLDRLKQLAKDADASLNDIVLYLSGSALRRFLLERDCLPEIALTAGIPVNIRPADDDGTGTAISFMIASLATNIADPIKRLEAIKESTQIAKEHLQSLPRNTLNQYTMLMMSPYILQLLTGLGGRMRPAFNVTISNVPGPKEPLYYNGAKLEAMYPISLIAHGGALNITCLSYADSLNFGYTGCRDTLPSMQNLAVYSGEALEELDQLFSKKKRKPRQAKTKAK, from the coding sequence ATGAGCAGGATTAACATTCTTGATGCATCATGGTTAGCAGTGGAGTCGGAAGAGACTTCAATGCATGTAGGAAACTTACAAATATTTTCATTGCCTCCAAATGCGTCCAAAACGTATTTAAGAGATCAATTAGAGCGTTGGAAAACCACCTTTGATGTTGTAAAACCTTGGAATCAAAAATTGGCCTATCCGAGCTTTTTGGGTAAGTTGATTGCACCCACATGGGTGATCGATAAAGAGATCGATCTTGACTATCATGTGCGCCATTCTGCACTGCCGAAGCCCGGTGGAGAGCGAGAACTCGGTATTCTGGTATCTCGGTTGCACTCCAATCATGTCGATTTTAATAGACCTTTGTGGGAGTGCCATATCATCGAGGGTCTTGAAAACAATCGCTTCGCGATCTATACCAAAATGCACCACTCTTTAATTGATGGGATAAGCGGAGTAAGGCTTTTACAAAAAATACTCTCCACCGACCCCAACGAAACCGGTATGCTCGCACCCTGGTGTATCGGCCCCAAAAAGAAGCCAAGAAATATTAACGATGAGCATGTGCCAACTATTCAAGATGTTTTTCATCATGCCATTGATGCCGTTAAAGAGCAGGCTTCCAATACACCACAGTTAGTCTCAGCGATAACACGTTTGGTAGCATCAGCCGTTAAAGGGCGTGATGAACTGACTGCTCCATTTGTGGGGCCCCAGTCAGTGCTAAACAAACGAGTAAAAGCACAGAGGCGATTTGCGACACAGCAGTATCCACTTGATAGACTAAAACAGTTGGCAAAAGATGCCGACGCATCATTAAATGATATCGTACTCTATCTTAGTGGCAGTGCATTGAGACGATTTTTGCTAGAGAGAGATTGCCTGCCGGAAATTGCACTAACCGCAGGTATACCGGTGAATATTCGTCCTGCAGACGATGATGGAACAGGCACTGCTATAAGTTTTATGATTGCAAGTTTGGCCACTAATATTGCAGACCCGATTAAGCGACTAGAGGCGATTAAAGAGTCAACCCAGATAGCGAAGGAGCACTTGCAAAGCCTTCCGAGAAACACCTTAAATCAATACACTATGTTGATGATGTCTCCTTACATTCTTCAGTTATTGACGGGTTTGGGTGGACGAATGCGGCCAGCGTTTAACGTTACCATTTCGAATGTTCCTGGCCCTAAGGAGCCGTTGTATTACAACGGTGCTAAGTTGGAAGCGATGTATCCGATATCTCTAATCGCCCATGGTGGCGCTTTGAATATCACTTGCCTAAGCTATGCAGACTCATTGAACTTTGGTTATACCGGCTGTCGTGATACTTTACCAAGTATGCAGAATTTGGCGGTTTATTCAGGTGAAGCGTTGGAAGAGTTGGATCAGTTGTTTTCCAAGAAAAAGCGAAAGCCAAGGCAAGCCAAAACCAAAGCTAAGTAA
- the aceE gene encoding pyruvate dehydrogenase (acetyl-transferring), homodimeric type, whose protein sequence is MHEDSDPIETREWLESLDSVIDNEGVDRAHYLLTRLSERATRDGAQLPYSITTPFRNTIPPTKEARMPGDLFMERRIRSLIRWNALAMVLRANQRPGELGGHISTFSSIATMYDVGFNYFFNAGNETRDSDLVYIQGHSAPGIYARSFLEGRISDEQMDNYRNEVDGNGLSSYPHPWLMPDYWQFPTVSMGLGPLQAIYQAHTMKYMHNRELVDNSDRKVWCFIGDGETDEPESLGAISLAGREKLDNLIFVVNCNLQRLDGPVRGNGKIIQELEGVFRGAGWNVIKVVWGRHWDTLFENDTHGAMQKVMDECVDGDLQNFKGNGAAYTRKHFFGRSPELAKLAESLTDDDIAQLNRGGHDPYKVYAAYHEAVKTKGQPTVILTHTIKGYGFGKAGEAQNATHSLKKLDMDTLKSFRDHFGIPLNDEELKDIPYYRPPADSPEMLYMRKKREQLGGFYPKRRKDSRPLTVPSLDVFEAQLKGSNGREISTTMAFVRILSTLTKDKRIGKRIVPIVPDEARTFGMEGMFRQLGIYTSEGQKYIPHDREQMMYYREDANGQILEEGINEAGAMAAWIACATAYSTSDYPLIPFYTFYSMFGFQRVGDLCWAAGDMRARGFLMGGTAGRTTLNGEGLQHQDGHSHILAGTVPNCVAYDPAYAHELAVIIQDGLRRMYAENESVYYYITIMNENYEQPAMPEGVEQGIIKGMYLLEDVKVKGKGKKLHVQLLGSGTILNEVRAAAQLLAEDFGVGSDIWSVTSFNELARDGQHIRRWNMLHPEEKAKESYVTSCLKDRKGPVIASSDYIKLYGEQIRAMVPTDYTVLGTDGFGRSDTREKLRHFFEVDRYFVVVAALEALSKRGEIEQKQVLEAMRKYNIDRNLPNPITR, encoded by the coding sequence ATGCACGAGGATTCAGATCCGATTGAAACCCGGGAGTGGTTAGAGTCACTAGATTCGGTGATCGATAATGAAGGGGTTGATCGGGCCCACTATTTACTTACACGTCTTTCAGAAAGAGCGACGCGAGATGGCGCTCAACTGCCATACTCAATTACCACACCTTTTAGAAATACCATTCCGCCAACCAAAGAAGCCAGAATGCCCGGCGACCTGTTTATGGAGCGTCGTATTCGGTCATTGATCCGTTGGAATGCGTTGGCGATGGTGCTGCGTGCGAACCAGCGTCCTGGAGAGCTCGGCGGGCATATATCGACCTTCTCCTCTATTGCCACCATGTATGATGTAGGCTTTAACTATTTCTTCAATGCTGGGAATGAGACTCGCGATTCCGATTTAGTCTATATACAGGGTCACTCTGCACCAGGTATATATGCCCGTTCGTTTTTAGAGGGGCGTATCTCTGATGAGCAGATGGATAACTACCGCAACGAAGTAGATGGTAATGGCCTATCTTCTTATCCTCATCCATGGTTGATGCCTGATTACTGGCAGTTCCCCACGGTTTCAATGGGCTTAGGGCCACTACAGGCGATCTATCAAGCTCACACCATGAAGTATATGCATAACCGTGAATTGGTTGATAACTCAGACCGGAAGGTATGGTGCTTTATCGGTGATGGCGAAACTGATGAGCCTGAATCTTTAGGTGCCATTTCACTGGCAGGTCGAGAGAAGCTAGATAATCTGATCTTTGTGGTGAACTGCAACTTGCAGCGTCTTGATGGTCCGGTTCGTGGTAACGGTAAAATCATTCAAGAGCTCGAAGGGGTCTTCCGTGGTGCAGGCTGGAATGTGATCAAAGTTGTTTGGGGACGGCACTGGGATACACTGTTTGAGAACGATACCCATGGTGCTATGCAAAAAGTCATGGACGAATGTGTTGATGGTGATTTGCAAAACTTCAAAGGTAATGGTGCTGCGTATACCCGTAAGCATTTCTTTGGCCGTTCTCCGGAGCTGGCAAAACTTGCAGAGAGCTTAACTGATGATGATATTGCACAGTTAAACAGGGGCGGGCATGACCCCTATAAAGTGTATGCCGCCTATCACGAAGCGGTGAAAACAAAAGGGCAACCAACGGTCATTTTGACTCATACCATTAAAGGGTATGGCTTTGGTAAAGCAGGGGAAGCTCAAAACGCGACTCACTCTTTGAAAAAGCTCGACATGGATACTCTAAAGTCATTCCGTGACCATTTTGGTATACCGTTGAATGATGAAGAGTTGAAAGATATTCCTTACTACCGCCCACCGGCAGATAGCCCTGAAATGCTCTATATGCGGAAGAAGCGTGAGCAGTTAGGCGGCTTTTATCCTAAGCGGCGGAAAGATAGTCGGCCATTAACCGTCCCTAGTCTTGACGTATTTGAAGCTCAGTTGAAAGGTTCTAACGGTCGCGAAATTTCAACGACTATGGCGTTTGTTCGTATTCTCTCAACGCTTACGAAAGACAAACGAATTGGTAAACGAATTGTACCGATTGTGCCAGATGAAGCACGAACCTTTGGAATGGAAGGTATGTTCAGGCAATTGGGGATTTATACTTCTGAAGGCCAGAAATATATTCCTCATGATCGTGAGCAGATGATGTATTACCGTGAAGATGCCAACGGCCAGATATTGGAAGAGGGCATTAATGAAGCGGGTGCAATGGCAGCCTGGATCGCTTGCGCCACAGCTTACAGTACCAGTGATTATCCGCTAATTCCTTTCTATACCTTCTACTCCATGTTTGGCTTTCAGCGAGTGGGTGACCTTTGTTGGGCTGCAGGTGATATGCGTGCCAGGGGCTTCTTAATGGGAGGCACTGCAGGTCGTACCACACTCAATGGTGAAGGACTACAGCACCAAGATGGTCATAGTCATATTTTAGCGGGCACTGTACCCAACTGTGTGGCATATGACCCTGCTTACGCCCATGAATTAGCTGTGATTATTCAAGATGGTTTAAGGCGTATGTACGCCGAGAATGAAAGCGTTTATTACTACATCACCATTATGAATGAGAACTATGAGCAGCCAGCTATGCCTGAGGGTGTAGAGCAAGGCATCATAAAAGGCATGTACCTGCTGGAAGACGTTAAAGTTAAAGGTAAAGGCAAAAAGCTCCATGTACAGCTTTTGGGTAGTGGTACGATACTAAACGAAGTAAGAGCTGCGGCGCAGTTGCTAGCAGAGGACTTTGGTGTAGGGTCGGATATTTGGAGTGTGACGAGTTTCAACGAGTTAGCAAGAGATGGCCAGCACATTCGTCGGTGGAATATGTTGCACCCAGAAGAGAAAGCTAAAGAGAGCTATGTAACGAGTTGTTTAAAAGATAGAAAAGGCCCAGTGATCGCATCGAGTGACTATATCAAGTTATATGGCGAGCAAATTAGAGCCATGGTACCGACCGACTATACGGTACTGGGTACCGATGGTTTCGGGCGCAGTGATACGCGCGAGAAACTACGGCACTTTTTTGAAGTCGATCGATACTTTGTGGTGGTAGCAGCACTAGAAGCGCTATCGAAACGTGGAGAAATTGAGCAGAAGCAGGTGCTAGAGGCGATGAGAAAGTACAACATCGACCGTAACTTGCCAAACCCAATCACTCGCTAA
- a CDS encoding (Fe-S)-binding protein: MTTTANMSAKQQPSQVYFFGTCLIDLFYPEAGLSAIELLEREGIQVHYPQAQTCCGQPAFNSGYNDEAIAVAAKQIELLSDPIPVIVPSASCAAMMKHHYPTLFENHPMSSKANELASRVYELTEFLVRVLDISLTDKGTPVKIAMHTSCSARREMAVTEDGFSLIRQLKNVSIVEPERASECCGFGGTFAIKQPEISAAMAEDKCQAIHNTGASKMISGDCGCLMNLNGVMEKTNRGIKGEHLASFIIDRTRT; this comes from the coding sequence ATGACAACAACGGCAAATATGTCTGCCAAGCAACAACCCTCACAAGTCTATTTTTTTGGCACCTGTTTAATTGATCTGTTTTACCCAGAGGCCGGTTTATCTGCCATTGAACTACTTGAACGCGAAGGCATACAGGTGCACTATCCGCAAGCACAAACATGCTGTGGTCAGCCAGCCTTCAATTCCGGCTACAACGATGAAGCAATAGCGGTTGCGGCTAAGCAAATTGAGCTTTTAAGTGACCCTATTCCAGTTATTGTGCCTTCAGCCTCTTGCGCCGCGATGATGAAACATCACTATCCGACGTTATTCGAAAACCACCCAATGTCATCTAAAGCAAACGAACTGGCATCTCGTGTCTATGAGCTAACTGAGTTTCTAGTCAGAGTTCTTGATATATCATTAACAGATAAAGGCACACCGGTAAAAATTGCTATGCATACCTCCTGCAGTGCCCGTCGTGAAATGGCGGTAACCGAAGACGGTTTCTCTCTAATAAGGCAACTTAAAAACGTTAGCATTGTCGAACCCGAAAGAGCCAGTGAGTGCTGTGGTTTTGGTGGTACCTTTGCGATTAAACAGCCGGAAATTTCAGCAGCTATGGCAGAGGATAAATGCCAAGCCATACACAACACGGGTGCCTCGAAGATGATTAGCGGAGACTGTGGCTGCCTGATGAACTTAAACGGCGTGATGGAAAAGACTAATCGAGGCATTAAAGGTGAGCACTTGGCTAGCTTTATTATCGATAGAACCCGCACTTGA